The following coding sequences are from one Streptomyces sp. NBC_01485 window:
- a CDS encoding protein spdB, giving the protein MSAKTALPAVAMTAVSMVLTLAVVVMWLGDSMPKGVALVVGLGLDGGWLATLAYERRLAAQGDHNWWVTGVGWGFGAAATGVLVAHAVGEDSPGAWLAVSWLPIAAKALWLVHGLWERTALTPSALGAIRGIQQEARDEAAVARARLRAEAATEETRLTAVTGAGARVARVQAKTAETLSRAWSTLEAARQGEDTGRALTSVTTRVTPDVTPGVTPCWELPVWGPVEAVPALALVPPPALTDSELDALVDEIRHSETPALSYREMAARFRAAGHSASEGRLRDAWKRVA; this is encoded by the coding sequence ATGAGCGCCAAGACCGCACTCCCGGCCGTCGCGATGACGGCTGTGTCCATGGTGCTGACCCTGGCCGTGGTCGTGATGTGGCTCGGGGACTCGATGCCCAAGGGCGTCGCCCTGGTCGTCGGCCTCGGTCTGGACGGCGGCTGGCTGGCCACCCTCGCATACGAACGCCGTCTGGCCGCGCAGGGCGACCACAACTGGTGGGTGACCGGGGTCGGCTGGGGCTTCGGTGCTGCCGCGACCGGCGTCCTGGTCGCCCACGCGGTCGGGGAGGACTCCCCCGGCGCATGGCTGGCCGTCTCCTGGCTGCCGATCGCGGCCAAGGCCCTGTGGCTCGTACACGGGCTGTGGGAGCGCACCGCACTCACCCCGTCCGCCCTCGGAGCGATCCGGGGCATCCAGCAGGAAGCCCGCGACGAAGCCGCCGTCGCCCGCGCCCGACTGCGGGCCGAAGCGGCGACCGAGGAGACGCGGCTGACGGCCGTGACGGGGGCCGGGGCACGCGTCGCACGCGTCCAGGCCAAGACCGCCGAAACCCTGTCCCGGGCGTGGTCGACGCTTGAGGCGGCGCGGCAGGGTGAGGACACGGGCAGGGCGCTGACCAGCGTGACGACCCGCGTCACACCCGACGTCACACCGGGCGTCACACCCTGCTGGGAACTCCCCGTCTGGGGCCCCGTAGAGGCGGTCCCGGCCCTCGCCCTCGTGCCGCCACCCGCGCTCACCGACAGCGAGTTGGATGCGCTGGTCGACGAGATCCGGCACAGCGAGACGCCCGCCCTGTCCTACCGCGAGATGGCCGCCCGCTTCCGCGCCGCCGGCCACTCCGCATCCGAGGGCCGCCTGCGCGACGCGTGGAAGCGCGTCGCGTGA
- a CDS encoding DUF6303 family protein: MNAIPHTAVLSVSPATGTWRVFVTVPKTSGPWPEHVFATPQIPTPEDRTAALSLLGYEGVAGAEWQWAEDTTDPAGPVRLLAGLAVRERAGGAA; this comes from the coding sequence ATGAACGCGATCCCGCACACGGCGGTCCTGTCCGTGTCACCCGCGACCGGCACGTGGCGGGTGTTCGTGACGGTGCCGAAGACCAGCGGTCCGTGGCCCGAGCACGTGTTCGCCACCCCGCAGATCCCGACGCCCGAAGACAGGACGGCCGCTCTCTCCCTGCTCGGTTACGAGGGCGTCGCGGGTGCCGAGTGGCAGTGGGCCGAAGACACCACCGACCCCGCCGGGCCGGTTCGTCTGCTCGCCGGCCTCGCGGTGCGGGAGCGGGCGGGGGGTGCGGCATGA